AGTTTGGCAACCCGTTCACGATGGAGACCGACGGCGGCGCGTACACACGGGAGGGGTGTGTGAAGGCGTACGCAGCGAATTTCGCCCACCGACTCCAGGTGGATGAGATCTTCCGCGGCGCAGTGGACCAGCTTGCGGAGGAGACGCTGGCGTGTTGGTGTGTGCCGAAGCTCTGTCACGGACACGTGGTCCTCGCGTATCTCGCAGGCGATCTCGATGTCGAGTGGTGGGCGGACGTTGATCCAGAGCGGTTCGCGGAGTGAGGCAGTGACCGTCCCCGTGGGCGACGGCCTTCGGCGACCGCACCGCACAGCGTGGGGTGATCTGCCTCCCGCCGAAGCCGGAGGCCACTGGCGTGGCCTCCCCCTCCTGCGGTGCTCGCTAGCGCTGCGCTCCTCGGCGTGCGCCGGAGGGTGGAGTCTCTGTGTGGGGGTGAGCGTTTGCGACGCCATTTCTATCGACAGGGGAGGGTGAACCATGTCTGCATACGGACGGACGCAGCAGCTCGAGCGCCTCGACGATGATGAGTTCCCGGCAGAGTTGGCAACGTGGTTGGACACGGACTCCGGAGGGGGCTGGTCGGCTGTGACCGACCTCCCAGCGTACCTGTACCGCGCAGACGGCTACATGGAGATCAGCGGTGTGTCGGGTGATGGGTACCCGATCGTCGGCGGGTACGCACGGGATCTGGAGGTAGCTGTTGAGCACTGGGGAGACCGCCAGGACACGTGTATCGTCTCGGTTGATCGGTTGCGTGCCATCGCACGGGACATCCACGGGAACGAGGACCGGGTGCCGGATGATGAGTGGTTCGAGTACCAGATGATGGCGGGCAACACGATCGTGGCATGACCGGCACATCTCTTATCCCTGGCGAGGCCACACCAATTTAGACGCGCAGAAGACAGTGACCCATGTCTGACGACATCGACATCGACATCGACGAGGACCAACTCGACGAGCGACTTGCCCGACTTGAAGAGGAAGCAGGTGTCGACATGTCACAGTGGGAGGCCCTGTTCTTCCTCGAATTCACGGATACGTCGCATGAGTTGGAGACGCCATTTCGGCAACTCCGAGGGGTCCTCCAGGGTGATGTCGCGCCAAGCAAACTCGACCCCCACACCTTCGTCAGGCTTGTGGACCTCACGAACGGTGGCCTGTCACTGCGGAGGATGAACCCAGTGGTCAAACGGTTCACTGTCCTGTACGACGAGGAAGAAGGGTCTCGCTTTGGATATGACTGTAACAGCGTCAAATACCCGTACGAGCGCAGTCACGAGGAGATTATCGAGTACATCGAAAGCGATGAGCGGACGGTCAATCTCCTCGACCACACCGTCGGCCCTGGGCCAACGGCAGACCATCCTGACGCGGTATCGATCCGCTCGGATGACTACAGCGACCTCCTGGAGCAATACCTTCCACCGGCGTAGGGTCCGAGGCCTTCTTCGCTTCCCCCTCTCTACGGACAGGGGACAGTAGCCCTATGCCAGTGAACTTGTGCGTCGCCGGAACCCGGTCGTTTCTCGAAGGACCATTCACCGACACGAACCGTGTGACAACCGTCGACGCTGCACTCGCCGAGGAAGGGATCAACGCTTCTGACGTGGCCTGCGTCCTTGATGGTGGCGCGGCCGGCGGCGACCGCTGTGGACGGGTGTGGGCGGTCGCACATGACGTGCCCGGTAACCGGTTTGAACCCGACTGGGACGCACACGGGAAAGCGGCTGGTCCGAAGCGGAACGCCGAGATGGCGGCGGCTGCAGATGTCCTCCTCGCCTTCTGGGACGGCTCTTCCGCAGGCACACAAGATATGATCGAGCGGTGTCAGCAGGCACCCGATGTCGATGTCCACGTTGTCCGGTACGACCATGACGAGGCAGTCATTGATCCAGAGGCCGCCCCACCCTTTTCCGAGTGACAGCGGGCCGTGATCTGTGGCGGCGCGAGTCGTCCCCCGTTTTTTCTAGCAGGGGAGAGTGAGCTATGTGCGAGCAAGATGGCAGTGAGCCCTGTGAGTGGTCCGAGGTGTTCAGTCCGAATGAAGATCCGGCAGGGTTCACGCCTGATTTCTGGTCGTGGGCAGCAGAGCAGCCGGATCATCTCTCTGAGCGAGAGCTCGGTGAGAGATACCGTGAGGAGTTCGGCCCGGATCTCTCGGACGGCTAGACCGTCTGGGTTGTAGACCCAGCACTGATACCCACTGCCGGACAGAG
This region of Halobaculum sp. MBLA0147 genomic DNA includes:
- a CDS encoding DUF4326 domain-containing protein, which codes for MTVDDHFATIVDVLAAQEQADVHEYASTRLVSLRSHSGEGVTKIDRSTQFGNPFTMETDGGAYTREGCVKAYAANFAHRLQVDEIFRGAVDQLAEETLACWCVPKLCHGHVVLAYLAGDLDVEWWADVDPERFAE